From the Nerophis ophidion isolate RoL-2023_Sa linkage group LG18, RoL_Noph_v1.0, whole genome shotgun sequence genome, one window contains:
- the calm3a gene encoding calmodulin 3a (phosphorylase kinase, delta): MADQLTEEQIAEFKEAFSLFDKDGDGTITTKELGTVMRSLGQNPTEAELQDMINEVDADGNGTIDFPEFLTMMARKMKDTDSEEEIREAFRVFDKDGNGYISAAELRHVMTNLGEKLTDEEVDEMIREADIDGDGQVNYEEFVQMMTAK, encoded by the exons GCAGACCAGCTGACCGAGGAGCAGATTGCCG AGTTCAAGGAGGCTTTCTCGCTGTTCGACAAGGACGGCGATGGTACCATCACGACCAAGGAGCTCGGCACCGTCATGCGCTCTCTAGGCCAGAACCCCACTGAGGCGGAGCTGCAGGACATGATCAATGAGGTCGATGCTGACG GTAACGGGACAATCGATTTCCCCGAGTTCCTGACAATGATGGCGAGGAAGATGAAGGACACAGACAGCGAGGAGGAGATCAGAGAAGCATTCAGAGTCTTTGACAAG GACGGTAACGGCTACATTAGCGCGGCAGAGCTACGGCACGTCATGACAAATCTAGGAGAGAAACTCACCGACGAAGAGGTGGACGAAATGATTCGCGAGGCTGACATTGACGGCGATGGTCAGGTTAACTATGAGG AATTCGTCCAGATGATGACCGCCAAGTGA